Below is a window of Streptomyces genisteinicus DNA.
CAGGTGGTGGGCCGGTCGGTGCGGGCCGCCACGGTGTAGAGGGCGATCACCGCGCTCATGGAGACGGGCGCCGCGGGGTCCCCGGCCACGAGTTCGACGACGGACAGCGCGCCGGTGACGGCGAGGACGGCCATCGGCTCCCGCCGCCGGTACACCAGCGCGGCGGCGGCGACCACCATCAGCAGCGCGCTGCGCACCTCGGGGGTGCGGGTGCCGAAGGTCGGGCCGTGGGGGCCGTTCGGCTCGGCGAAGGAGCCGGCGACCATGCAGACGAGCACGGCGAGGGCGAGCCCCCCGTCGAGGGCCAGCGGGTGCGCGCGCAGCCAGCGCTGGGTGCGGGCGAGCCGGTCGGCGAGTGCGGTCACGGGAGGCAACGTTACGGGGTGCGCCCGGTCCGCCGGACCGGGTCGGGGCACCTCCGGCGGGCGTGCGGAACGGGCTCGAACGCCCGTGCCGCCGTCGCGGACCGGGTGGTCCGCGACGGCGGCACGGGTGGGAGTGGAGTGCCGGGCCGGAGGTCAGGCGCCGGGGATCAGACCGTCCTCGCCGAGCAGTTCGCGGACCTCTTCGAGGGTCGCGTCGGGCGACGGCAGAATCAGCTCGGACGGTTCGAGCGAGTCCACCGGAAGCGGCTCACCGAGCTCGCGGACCTTCTCCAGGAGAGCGTGCAGCGTGGTCCGGAAGCCGGGGCCGTCACCCGACTCCATCTCGGCGAGCAGGTCGTCGTCGAGTGTGTCGAGCTCGGGGAAGTGGCTGTCGGCCACCTCGACCTGGCCCTCCCCCATGATCCGTACGATCATGACGATTCCTCACTGACGGAACGGCGCGGAACGAACGGACGCGGCCGCCGGCGCGACGGCACCGGCGGCCGCAGCCGTCACTGCTTGTCGAACCTCGGGGTGCTCTGCTGCTGACCGGAGGCGTCCTGGCGCTGCGCACCGCCCTCGATCGCCTGCTGCGAGGCGGGGCCGCCGGCCAGCTCCGCCTTCATGCGCTGGAGTTCCAGCTCGACATCGGTGCCGCCGGAGAGGCGGTCGAGCTCGGCCTGGATGTCGTCCTTGGCGAGACCGGACTGGTCGTCGAGCGCCCCGGAGGCGAGCAGCTCGTCGATGGCCCCGGCCCGCGCCTGGAGCTGCGCGGTCTTGTCCTCGGCACGCTGGATCGCGACGCCGACGTCGCTCATCTCCTCGGAGATGCCGGAGAAGGACTCCGCGATCCGGGTCTGCGCCTGCGCCGCCGTGTAGGTCGCCTTGATCGTCTCCTTCTTGGTGCGGAAGGCGTCGACCTTGGCCTGGAGCCGCTGGGCGGCGAGGGTCAGCTTCTCCTCCTCGCCCTGGAGCGTCTGATGCTGCGTCTCCAGGTCGGTGACCTGCTGCTGGAGGGCGGCCCGGCGGGACAGCGCCTCACGGGCCAGGTCCTCGCGGCCCAGCGCGAGGGCCTTGCGGCCCTGGTCCTCCAGCTTGGAGGACTGGCCCTGGAGCTGGTTGAGCTGGAGCTCCAGGCGCTTGCGGGAGGTCGCCACGTCGGCGACCCCGCGGCGCACCTTCTGCAGCAGCTCCAGCTGCTTCTGGTAGGAGTAATCGAGGGTCTCGCGCGGGTCCTCGGCCCTGTCCAGGGCCTTGTTCGCCTTCGCGCGGAAGATCATCCCCATACGCTTCATGACACCGCTCATGGGCTTCGCGCGCCCCCTTCTGACGGACTCGGCTTCAGCACTCCAACAGAACCCACAGTACGGGCCCTGCTTCTATTACCGCACTGTTCGAGCGCGGATGCGCTCATCCCCAAGGACGACTGCGACCGGCTCCGCTCCGGCCCAGGGAGTA
It encodes the following:
- a CDS encoding PspA/IM30 family protein, with the translated sequence MSGVMKRMGMIFRAKANKALDRAEDPRETLDYSYQKQLELLQKVRRGVADVATSRKRLELQLNQLQGQSSKLEDQGRKALALGREDLAREALSRRAALQQQVTDLETQHQTLQGEEEKLTLAAQRLQAKVDAFRTKKETIKATYTAAQAQTRIAESFSGISEEMSDVGVAIQRAEDKTAQLQARAGAIDELLASGALDDQSGLAKDDIQAELDRLSGGTDVELELQRMKAELAGGPASQQAIEGGAQRQDASGQQQSTPRFDKQ
- the pspAA gene encoding PspA-associated protein PspAA, whose protein sequence is MIVRIMGEGQVEVADSHFPELDTLDDDLLAEMESGDGPGFRTTLHALLEKVRELGEPLPVDSLEPSELILPSPDATLEEVRELLGEDGLIPGA